One region of Hymenobacter sediminicola genomic DNA includes:
- a CDS encoding porin family protein — protein MKKLILTLALAAGAASFSHAQGVKLGVKVGASYASISGDDTEDAKYKLGFNGGLTANFGFSDLLSFQPELLYSQKGFQYEEDDLDLKAKQTYHYVDVPLLLRINADGPFFELGPQVGVLLGQKSKVTVDGEEVDSDSDSDLDGYNRVDFGYIAGVGYQLESGLSVGVRYNGGIGNIFENEDGSGDDSKVRNSVFQLQLGYVFGGN, from the coding sequence ATGAAAAAACTGATTCTCACTCTAGCTCTGGCTGCTGGTGCAGCCTCGTTCAGCCATGCGCAAGGCGTGAAACTTGGTGTGAAAGTAGGCGCTTCGTATGCAAGTATTTCCGGCGACGACACCGAGGACGCGAAGTACAAGTTAGGCTTCAACGGGGGCCTGACGGCCAATTTCGGTTTTTCCGACCTGCTCTCCTTCCAGCCCGAATTGCTGTACTCGCAGAAAGGCTTCCAGTACGAGGAAGACGACCTTGACCTCAAAGCCAAGCAGACCTACCACTACGTGGATGTCCCGCTACTGCTCAGAATAAATGCCGATGGTCCATTTTTCGAGTTGGGTCCTCAGGTAGGTGTTCTGCTGGGCCAGAAATCGAAAGTGACGGTAGACGGCGAAGAAGTAGACTCGGACTCGGACTCGGACCTAGACGGCTACAACCGAGTGGACTTCGGCTACATTGCTGGCGTTGGCTACCAGCTGGAAAGCGGCCTGAGTGTTGGGGTACGCTACAATGGCGGCATTGGCAACATCTTCGAAAACGAAGATGGCAGCGGCGACGACAGCAAAGTGCGCAATTCTGTGTTTCAGCTGCAGCTCGGTTACGTATTCGGCGGCAATTAA
- a CDS encoding porin family protein has translation MKKVFLALAMVAGMTSWSHAQGVKVGIKGGINLATLSGDDAEGFSSKVGPLAGVALNLGINDMFSVQPEVLYSVKGTQSDEDSKAKLNLNYIDVPVLLKVNAGGLFFELGPQLGILASAKSKYEDESDDVKDTFKTVDFGYAAGLGYQLDGGLNLGLRYNGGIANVFDLDLEEEPKVRNSAFQFYVGYMFGGK, from the coding sequence ATGAAAAAAGTATTCCTCGCCTTGGCCATGGTAGCCGGCATGACTTCATGGAGCCACGCTCAAGGAGTGAAAGTTGGAATCAAAGGCGGTATCAACTTGGCAACTCTCTCAGGCGACGATGCCGAGGGATTTTCATCGAAAGTAGGCCCTCTGGCTGGGGTTGCCCTGAACCTGGGTATCAACGACATGTTCTCGGTGCAGCCGGAAGTGCTGTATTCGGTGAAAGGCACTCAGAGCGACGAGGACAGCAAAGCAAAGCTGAATTTGAACTACATCGATGTTCCGGTGCTGCTCAAAGTAAATGCTGGCGGCCTGTTCTTTGAGCTTGGCCCGCAACTGGGCATTCTAGCTTCAGCCAAATCCAAATACGAAGACGAGTCGGATGATGTGAAAGACACGTTCAAAACGGTTGACTTCGGGTACGCAGCCGGGCTGGGCTATCAACTCGACGGTGGCTTGAACCTGGGCCTGCGTTACAATGGCGGTATCGCAAACGTATTTGATCTGGACCTGGAAGAAGAGCCAAAAGTACGTAACAGCGCTTTCCAGTTCTATGTAGGCTACATGTTCGGCGGCAAGTAA
- a CDS encoding porin family protein has protein sequence MKKVFLTLTMVAGMASLSHAQGVKVGIKGGINLATFAGEDSDGAALKVGPLAGVALNLGITDMFSVQPEVLYSVKGAQDEDDSSFKQNLNYIDIPVLLKVNADGLFFEVGPQLGILASAKAKFDSEEVDIKDAVNTVDFGYVAGLGYELDNGFNLGLRYNGGITNPPKEIMGYQTKTRNSAFQFYVGYMFGGK, from the coding sequence ATGAAAAAAGTATTCCTCACCCTGACTATGGTAGCCGGCATGGCTTCATTGAGCCACGCCCAAGGAGTAAAGGTTGGTATCAAAGGCGGTATCAACTTGGCCACTTTTGCCGGTGAAGATTCCGATGGTGCCGCCCTCAAAGTAGGTCCTCTGGCTGGTGTTGCCCTGAACCTAGGTATCACCGACATGTTCTCGGTGCAGCCAGAAGTGCTGTATTCGGTGAAAGGCGCCCAAGATGAAGACGATAGCAGCTTCAAGCAGAACCTGAACTACATCGATATCCCAGTATTGCTGAAAGTAAATGCTGATGGTCTGTTCTTCGAAGTAGGTCCGCAGTTGGGCATACTGGCCTCAGCCAAAGCCAAGTTCGACAGCGAAGAAGTAGACATCAAGGATGCCGTTAACACGGTTGATTTCGGCTACGTGGCGGGCCTCGGCTACGAGCTCGACAACGGTTTCAACCTGGGTTTGCGCTACAATGGCGGCATTACCAACCCTCCCAAAGAAATTATGGGCTACCAGACGAAAACGCGTAACAGCGCTTTCCAATTCTATGTAGGCTACATGTTCGGCGGCAAATAA
- a CDS encoding porin family protein, whose translation MKKLLLSTLLCTGLTLAAHAQQSAIGLRGGLNLARYAGPNSRGGSTLVGGLAGVTVTSTFNKAGTTALEFELLYSGKGTKAEEGNQQLTQRLHYLDMPVLLQFRPGHMELELGPQFGLLLAQNTEYSDGRGNRLKSVETGGFRSFQIGYVLGVGYRAPGGFGVGVRYNGAVSDISSGSGLRNSVFQLQLSCLLQSLQPEPEFSN comes from the coding sequence ATGAAGAAACTTCTTCTCTCTACTCTATTATGTACTGGGCTGACGCTGGCAGCCCACGCCCAGCAGTCTGCTATAGGGCTGCGGGGCGGCCTAAACCTAGCCCGCTACGCTGGGCCCAACTCCCGGGGCGGCTCTACGCTTGTAGGCGGGCTGGCGGGTGTTACGGTTACGTCTACTTTTAATAAAGCGGGTACCACAGCGCTGGAGTTCGAGTTGCTGTATTCAGGCAAAGGCACGAAGGCTGAGGAAGGCAACCAGCAACTCACGCAGCGCCTGCACTACCTTGATATGCCGGTATTGCTACAGTTTAGGCCGGGCCACATGGAATTGGAACTGGGGCCGCAGTTCGGATTGCTGCTGGCGCAAAACACCGAATATTCCGACGGGCGCGGCAACCGTCTCAAAAGCGTGGAAACTGGCGGATTCCGGTCGTTTCAGATTGGCTACGTTCTAGGCGTAGGCTACCGCGCACCCGGCGGCTTCGGGGTTGGAGTTCGATATAATGGTGCCGTCAGCGACATCAGCAGCGGGAGTGGGTTGCGTAACTCGGTGTTTCAGTTGCAGCTGAGCTGTTTGCTCCAGTCGCTACAGCCCGAACCCGAGTTTAGCAACTAG